The following coding sequences lie in one Komagataeibacter sucrofermentans DSM 15973 genomic window:
- a CDS encoding isoaspartyl peptidase/L-asparaginase family protein: protein MKILSAALACLLCSAAVPAYAADPVLVIHGGAGGIRKDMTPAREKAVKAALKRALRTGYARLKTGRPAVEAVEAAVQVLEDDPEFNAGRGAVFTHDGHNEMDAAIMDSATLQVGAIAGVTHVRNPITLAAAVMAHSPHVFLIGDGAEAFARTQGVALVDASYFRTDRRWAQLQEALEKDRQKQAQEADTHHGTVGAVALDRNGHLAAATSTGGLTDKMWGRVGDSPIIGAGTYANAGCAMSGTGWGEYYIRTVAAHEICMRVTMMHQPLAKAADDVINHEIPALGGDGGAILVDDKGNIAMPFNTDGMYRGWITHDGVVHVAILKGT from the coding sequence GTGAAAATACTTTCTGCGGCGTTGGCCTGCCTGCTGTGTTCTGCGGCGGTGCCTGCCTATGCGGCTGATCCGGTGCTGGTCATTCATGGCGGGGCAGGGGGGATCCGCAAGGATATGACGCCCGCGCGTGAAAAGGCGGTCAAGGCAGCCCTCAAGCGCGCATTGCGCACCGGGTATGCCCGGCTGAAAACCGGCAGGCCCGCGGTCGAGGCCGTTGAGGCGGCCGTGCAGGTGCTTGAGGACGACCCGGAATTCAATGCAGGCCGGGGCGCGGTTTTTACACATGATGGCCATAACGAGATGGATGCGGCCATCATGGATAGCGCGACCCTGCAGGTCGGAGCCATTGCGGGGGTGACGCATGTGCGCAACCCCATAACGCTGGCGGCGGCCGTGATGGCGCATTCGCCCCATGTATTCCTGATTGGCGATGGGGCGGAAGCCTTTGCCAGAACGCAGGGCGTGGCCCTGGTTGATGCCTCCTATTTCCGCACGGACCGGCGCTGGGCGCAGTTGCAGGAGGCGCTGGAGAAAGACCGGCAGAAGCAGGCGCAGGAAGCCGATACCCATCATGGCACGGTGGGGGCCGTGGCTCTTGACCGCAACGGGCATCTGGCGGCAGCGACCTCAACGGGCGGCCTTACGGACAAGATGTGGGGTCGCGTTGGCGATTCACCCATAATCGGCGCGGGAACATATGCCAATGCAGGCTGCGCCATGTCCGGCACGGGCTGGGGCGAATATTACATCCGCACGGTGGCGGCCCATGAAATCTGCATGCGGGTAACGATGATGCACCAGCCGCTCGCCAAGGCAGCGGATGATGTCATCAACCATGAAATTCCCGCCCTTGGCGGTGATGGTGGCGCGATTTTGGTGGATGACAAGGGCAATATCGCCATGCCCTTCAACACGGATGGCATGTACCGGGGCTGGATCACGCATGATGGCGTGGTCCATGTCGCCATTCTCAAGGGAACCTGA